A genome region from Micromonospora peucetia includes the following:
- a CDS encoding GNAT family N-acetyltransferase, whose translation MEIRTERLLLRDWRESDLGPWAAMNADPEVREHLGPLLTAEQAAASAHSFQADLDRLGYGFWAVEVRDGGAFVGFAGLDRVDDGVPVTGVEAGWRLARSAWGHGYATEAARAVLRYGFDTVGLPEILAITTATNARSQAVMRRLGMTTDPAEDFDDPEVDSGPLRRQVVYRRRAGDS comes from the coding sequence ATGGAGATCAGGACCGAGCGGCTGCTGCTGCGCGACTGGCGGGAGTCCGACCTCGGGCCCTGGGCCGCGATGAACGCCGACCCCGAGGTGCGCGAGCATCTCGGCCCGCTGCTCACCGCCGAGCAGGCCGCCGCCTCGGCGCACTCGTTCCAGGCCGACCTCGACCGGCTCGGCTACGGCTTCTGGGCCGTCGAGGTCCGCGACGGCGGGGCGTTCGTCGGCTTCGCCGGGCTGGACCGGGTCGACGACGGTGTGCCGGTCACCGGCGTGGAGGCCGGCTGGCGGCTCGCCCGCTCCGCCTGGGGCCACGGCTACGCCACCGAGGCGGCCCGGGCCGTCCTGCGGTACGGCTTCGACACCGTCGGACTGCCGGAGATCCTGGCCATCACCACCGCGACCAACGCGCGCTCCCAGGCGGTGATGCGCCGCCTGGGCATGACCACCGACCCGGCCGAGGACTTCGACGACCCGGAGGTCGACTCCGGTCCGCTGCGCCGCCAGGTCGTCTACCGCCGTCGGGCCGGCGACTCCTGA
- a CDS encoding NAD(P)-dependent oxidoreductase produces the protein MTDRDLHPVTVLGLGPMGQALAGALLTAGHPTTVWNRTAARADPLVARGARRASTVAEAVRASPLVLACVLDYAAVRAIVEPAAGALAGRALVNLTADTPQRAREMAAWASGQGVDYLDGAIMTPAPTIGGSEALVLYSGPEQVWHTHRDILLSLGGSADWLGADPARAAAHDVALLDVFWTAMSGIAHAFALARAEGITATEIAPYVKGISGLLPDLVDDLAGRIDVGNHTADVSTIASAAATMTHIVEAAEGHGIDTGTLRAANAVVARAVHAGHGDDDFSRLVRVYAEASA, from the coding sequence GTGACCGACCGTGACCTGCACCCGGTAACCGTGTTGGGCCTCGGGCCGATGGGCCAGGCCCTCGCCGGCGCGCTGCTGACCGCCGGCCACCCCACCACCGTCTGGAACCGCACCGCCGCCCGGGCCGATCCCCTCGTGGCACGTGGCGCGCGGCGGGCGTCGACGGTTGCGGAGGCGGTCCGGGCGAGTCCACTGGTGCTCGCCTGCGTCCTCGACTACGCCGCCGTCCGCGCCATCGTCGAGCCGGCGGCCGGCGCCCTCGCCGGGCGTGCCCTGGTGAACCTGACCGCCGACACCCCGCAGCGGGCCCGGGAGATGGCGGCCTGGGCCTCCGGACAGGGCGTCGACTACCTCGACGGCGCGATCATGACCCCGGCCCCCACCATCGGTGGATCGGAGGCGCTGGTGCTCTACAGCGGACCCGAACAGGTCTGGCACACCCACCGGGACATCCTGCTGAGCCTGGGCGGCTCGGCCGACTGGCTGGGGGCGGACCCGGCTCGCGCCGCCGCCCACGACGTGGCGCTGCTCGACGTCTTCTGGACCGCGATGAGCGGCATCGCGCACGCCTTCGCCCTGGCCCGGGCGGAGGGGATCACGGCGACCGAGATCGCGCCGTACGTCAAGGGGATCTCGGGCCTGCTGCCCGACCTCGTCGACGACCTGGCCGGGCGGATCGACGTCGGGAACCATACCGCCGACGTCTCCACCATCGCCTCCGCCGCCGCCACCATGACGCACATCGTCGAGGCGGCCGAGGGGCACGGCATCGACACCGGCACGCTCCGGGCGGCCAACGCCGTCGTCGCCCGGGCGGTCCACGCCGGGCACGGTGACGACGACTTCTCCCGGCTGGTTCGGGTGTACGCGGAGGCGAGCGCGTGA
- a CDS encoding winged helix-turn-helix transcriptional regulator — MKKRTYTCGLDAAIDVVGGKWKALILWELDQGPRRFAEVRRGISGISEKMLIQQLREMEAYGLVHREVYRQVPPKVEYSLTDFGRSLNEALMPLGEWGERNMATIEAIPRD, encoded by the coding sequence GTGAAGAAACGGACCTACACGTGCGGGCTCGACGCCGCGATCGACGTCGTGGGCGGCAAGTGGAAGGCGCTGATCCTGTGGGAGCTGGACCAGGGCCCCCGCCGCTTCGCCGAGGTACGCCGGGGGATCAGCGGGATCAGCGAGAAGATGCTGATCCAGCAACTGCGCGAGATGGAGGCGTACGGGCTCGTGCACCGGGAGGTCTACCGGCAGGTCCCGCCCAAGGTGGAATACTCGCTCACCGACTTCGGCCGGTCCCTCAACGAGGCGCTGATGCCGCTCGGCGAGTGGGGCGAGCGGAACATGGCGACCATCGAGGCCATCCCCCGGGACTGA